TGCCAAGGTAAATGTAGCGCGTTCATTTACTGATGGGGAATATGTATTTACTCACAATGACTATAACTTTTTTGGCCCCAAAATTGGTTTTGATTTGTTTAGATTTGAAGACGGTTTGATTGTCGAGCACTGGGATAATTTAGACGATAAATCAGCAACACCAAATCCAAGCGGACGTAGCCAAATAGATGGTCCAACAACAGTGGATGATTTAGATAAGACAGATGAAAACAAAACATTAGTGGCAAACTTTGTTGATAGCATATTAGTTAAGGGGCAATTTGATCAATTAAGCGCCTTCTTTGAGGGCGATTTTTACCATCAGCATAATACGGTAATCGCCGACGGTTTATCCGGATTAGGTCAAGCGCTGGAAGCAATGGCGAAAAACGGCATTAAAATGGTCTATACCAAAAATCATAAGATACTCGGTGAAGGTAACTTTGTATTAAGTATCAGTGAAGGCTCTTTTGCCGATAAGCCGACTTCATTCTACGATTTATTCCGTGTTGAAAATGGAAAAATTGTTGAGCACTGGGATGTAATGGAAACGATTATTCCAAAAGAGCGATGGAAAAATACAAACGGTAAA
The DNA window shown above is from Colwellia psychrerythraea 34H and carries:
- a CDS encoding nuclear transport factor 2 family protein, which translates into the protein MKKSFLTTVVAGLLAITACNATTVNSEMKMNISNKEKAVALLNSIETGDQTAISYVNPVKYTQHNLAVGDGLAGFGAVLQALPKNSAKVNVARSFTDGEYVFTHNDYNFFGPKIGFDLFRFEDGLIVEHWDNLDDKSATPNPSGRSQIDGPTTVDDLDKTDENKTLVANFVDSILVKGQFDQLSAFFEGDFYHQHNTVIADGLSGLGQALEAMAKNGIKMVYTKNHKILGEGNFVLSISEGSFADKPTSFYDLFRVENGKIVEHWDVMETIIPKERWKNTNGKFGNL